The Leptospira kmetyi serovar Malaysia str. Bejo-Iso9 genome includes a window with the following:
- a CDS encoding DUF3604 domain-containing protein, giving the protein MRKKISALVVLALITFAFASANGDWISSPFPFLTSATDSSPKFEIQEKSSEEKQILFGDLHVHTTFSPDAFAISLPMLNGEGAHPPKDACDFARYCSSLDFWSINDHAEGMTPAQWQEEKDAIRQCNASAGDPKNPDLVAFLGWEWTQIGTNVQNHYGHRNVIFRDTEEDKVPSRPIGAAGPTADAFAGPGLIQRTILRIVAPGGNRKAYSDFSDFISERLSIPRCPSGVPVKDLPKDCTEWASTPSELFQKLKEWNIPSLVIPHGTTWGFYTPPGITYDKQLKGKDHDETKQRLVEIYSGHGNAEEYRPWQEVGFDRDGKPVCNEPAFGFEPSCWRAGEIIRGRCLRDGESITECEKRALDARANHAFAGVSGFLTVPGATPEDWGNAGQCPDCFLPAFNYRPGNSVQYALAITNFDDPNHPRNFRFGFIGSSDSHTARAGNGYKEIWRKGFTEAAGPEKPNAFGIMEPARNRKKPTSYSVPINPRGLAGFDVVETERQASFFLTAGLVAVHSKGRDRDAIWNSLNQREVYATSGDRILLWFDLKNASVENEKPVSAPMGSEVSLSKNPLFRVKAIGAFRQKSGCPDSSIAGIGKERLQRLCRGECYHPSSERKLITRIEVIRILPQVTPGESVSKLIQDPWKTFQCKPDPAGCEIQFQDTSYASSGRNAVYYARAIEEPSPAVNGGQLRCEYDEQGRCVKVKPCHGDYRTDPKDDCLANVEERAWSSPIYLVHPDSK; this is encoded by the coding sequence ATGAGGAAAAAAATTTCCGCGTTAGTTGTGCTTGCCCTGATCACGTTCGCTTTTGCGTCCGCAAACGGAGATTGGATTTCGTCCCCTTTTCCTTTTTTGACTTCGGCGACCGATTCTTCCCCGAAGTTTGAGATCCAAGAAAAGTCTTCCGAAGAAAAACAGATTCTTTTCGGAGATTTGCACGTTCATACCACATTCTCCCCGGACGCGTTTGCGATCAGCCTTCCGATGTTGAACGGAGAAGGCGCTCATCCACCGAAGGACGCCTGTGACTTTGCAAGATATTGTTCTTCTTTGGATTTTTGGTCCATCAACGATCACGCGGAAGGAATGACTCCCGCACAGTGGCAAGAAGAGAAGGACGCGATCCGTCAATGCAACGCGAGCGCAGGCGATCCTAAGAATCCGGATCTGGTAGCCTTTCTCGGTTGGGAATGGACTCAGATCGGGACCAACGTTCAAAATCATTACGGACATAGAAACGTCATCTTCAGAGATACGGAAGAAGACAAGGTTCCATCGCGGCCGATCGGCGCCGCCGGACCCACTGCGGACGCGTTTGCCGGTCCCGGTTTGATTCAAAGAACGATTCTTAGGATCGTCGCTCCCGGCGGAAACAGAAAGGCGTATTCCGATTTTTCGGATTTTATCTCGGAGCGTCTATCGATTCCACGTTGTCCGTCCGGCGTTCCGGTAAAAGATCTTCCGAAAGATTGTACGGAATGGGCTTCCACTCCTTCCGAACTTTTTCAAAAATTAAAAGAATGGAATATTCCCTCATTGGTGATTCCTCACGGAACTACTTGGGGTTTTTATACTCCGCCCGGGATCACATACGACAAACAGCTGAAGGGAAAGGACCACGACGAAACCAAACAACGATTAGTCGAAATCTATTCAGGTCACGGCAATGCGGAAGAATACAGGCCTTGGCAGGAAGTCGGTTTTGATCGGGATGGAAAACCCGTTTGCAACGAACCCGCTTTCGGTTTCGAGCCTTCTTGTTGGAGAGCGGGGGAAATCATCCGCGGAAGATGTCTCCGAGACGGAGAATCGATCACCGAATGCGAAAAAAGAGCGTTAGACGCTAGAGCGAACCATGCGTTTGCGGGCGTGTCCGGATTCTTAACCGTTCCGGGAGCTACTCCGGAGGATTGGGGAAATGCGGGTCAGTGCCCCGATTGTTTTTTACCTGCGTTCAATTACAGACCCGGAAACTCGGTTCAATATGCATTAGCAATTACTAATTTTGATGATCCCAATCATCCGCGCAACTTTCGGTTCGGGTTTATCGGTTCGAGCGATTCCCATACTGCGAGAGCAGGAAACGGTTATAAGGAAATCTGGCGGAAAGGTTTTACCGAAGCCGCAGGTCCCGAAAAACCGAATGCGTTCGGAATTATGGAACCTGCAAGAAACCGAAAGAAACCGACTTCTTATTCCGTTCCGATCAATCCTCGCGGTCTTGCCGGTTTTGACGTTGTGGAAACGGAAAGACAAGCCTCATTCTTTCTAACCGCGGGATTGGTTGCGGTGCATTCTAAAGGACGCGATCGGGATGCGATTTGGAATTCCTTGAATCAAAGAGAAGTGTATGCGACTTCGGGAGATCGAATTCTTCTTTGGTTCGATTTGAAAAACGCATCCGTTGAAAATGAAAAACCCGTTTCCGCTCCGATGGGTTCGGAAGTTTCTCTTTCTAAAAATCCGTTGTTTCGAGTGAAGGCGATCGGCGCGTTTCGTCAAAAGAGCGGATGTCCCGATAGTAGCATCGCCGGAATCGGAAAGGAACGTCTGCAAAGACTTTGCAGGGGCGAATGTTATCATCCTTCTTCGGAGAGAAAACTCATCACGAGAATCGAAGTTATTCGAATTCTTCCGCAAGTGACTCCGGGAGAATCGGTTTCAAAACTGATCCAAGATCCTTGGAAAACGTTTCAGTGTAAACCCGATCCAGCGGGATGTGAGATTCAATTCCAAGATACAAGTTATGCGTCATCGGGAAGAAACGCAGTCTACTACGCGAGGGCGATCGAAGAACCTTCTCCGGCGGTCAACGGAGGCCAGCTTCGATGCGAATACGACGAACAAGGTCGTTGTGTCAAAGTTAAACCTTGTCACGGAGATTATCGCACGGATCCTAAGGACGATTGTCTCGCCAACGTGGAAGAGAGAGCTTGGTCTTCTCCGATTTATCTCGTTCATCCCGATTCAAAATAA
- a CDS encoding OmpP1/FadL family transporter, with amino-acid sequence MQTLLKQGSKRTLVVLLILTLWIQSSNLWAIASNGRNAINARYEGLAGVNFALGGSPIDVALNPANLSLIKGKKIEFGLGATYAQVKFQDQFIDKDPNLDYTNSKTRSSGGPAPYLALKLPVTENLDYGFAAYVYGGVNGATEKINRNTPTGESVNQWAGVDLPGPLGTSSRIQETTLNRGLFLKAVNGLSYRIGKLSLGATLEINYASQFRSIHYYDASGTVELPGQGFRYDSRQNALALSGIFGSNYTIADWLRIAYVYQTRTTFPFDGSYSVGVNNPRYYKTTGASYQFNLPEKHGLGFAIGPENFKVGIDFVYSNYGSYLKNVHQNLEDPWYPSPQGQTANVTGHLNYRNQWGALIGLEHKLNPEWTYRLGYSYNSPVVSSNGLNGAQGIVLTLQQVIAAGFSYASGPWSFDFGASYFLPGKQIEGGKGTDWALTHIVNGPNNRNLIGYSYNTQALNSIGINIGATRSFE; translated from the coding sequence ATGCAGACCCTATTGAAACAAGGTTCCAAAAGAACGTTAGTTGTCTTACTCATTTTAACCTTATGGATACAATCCTCCAACCTCTGGGCAATCGCAAGCAACGGAAGAAACGCGATCAACGCAAGATACGAAGGTCTTGCGGGTGTGAATTTCGCCTTGGGAGGATCTCCGATCGATGTCGCATTAAATCCGGCCAATCTTTCTCTGATCAAAGGGAAGAAGATCGAGTTCGGTTTGGGAGCGACTTATGCGCAGGTAAAATTTCAGGATCAGTTCATAGACAAGGATCCGAATCTCGATTACACGAATTCTAAAACGAGAAGTTCCGGCGGACCGGCTCCTTATCTCGCTTTAAAACTTCCCGTTACGGAAAACCTCGACTACGGATTTGCGGCGTATGTTTACGGAGGAGTCAACGGAGCGACCGAAAAGATCAATCGAAACACTCCGACCGGAGAATCGGTCAATCAATGGGCGGGCGTGGATTTACCGGGCCCCTTGGGAACGAGTTCTCGCATCCAAGAAACCACTCTCAACCGAGGCCTGTTTTTGAAAGCGGTCAACGGTTTATCGTATCGCATCGGAAAACTTTCTCTGGGAGCCACGCTTGAAATTAACTACGCATCCCAATTCAGAAGCATCCATTACTACGACGCATCCGGAACCGTAGAGTTGCCCGGCCAAGGTTTTCGTTACGACAGCAGACAAAACGCACTCGCACTCAGCGGAATCTTCGGATCCAATTATACGATCGCCGATTGGTTGAGAATCGCATACGTTTATCAAACCAGAACGACCTTCCCTTTCGACGGATCTTATTCGGTGGGTGTGAACAATCCCCGTTACTATAAAACGACGGGCGCATCGTATCAGTTCAATCTTCCCGAAAAACACGGCCTCGGATTTGCGATCGGTCCCGAGAATTTCAAAGTGGGAATCGACTTCGTTTATTCCAACTATGGATCATATCTGAAGAACGTTCATCAAAACTTGGAAGACCCTTGGTATCCGAGTCCGCAAGGACAAACTGCAAACGTAACCGGACATTTGAATTATAGAAATCAATGGGGCGCTTTGATCGGATTGGAACACAAGCTGAATCCGGAATGGACGTATCGTCTCGGATACAGTTATAATTCTCCCGTAGTTTCCAGCAACGGTTTGAACGGAGCGCAAGGAATCGTTCTTACCTTACAACAGGTGATCGCCGCGGGATTCAGTTACGCAAGCGGTCCTTGGAGTTTCGATTTCGGTGCGAGTTATTTTCTTCCCGGGAAACAGATCGAAGGCGGAAAGGGAACGGACTGGGCTCTCACTCATATCGTGAACGGACCGAACAACAGAAATCTTATCGGTTATTCTTACAACACGCAGGCGCTCAATTCCATCGGAATCAATATCGGCGCGACGCGTTCCTTTGAATGA
- a CDS encoding alkyl sulfatase dimerization domain-containing protein, producing the protein MKYIPFFKYSFLFWILILNFGCKTNPHKETHEHSPLKLEEFTKEFEKKIYEVTPGVYSAVGFGIANSILIVGKDGLIIVDTMDDLKSGEEVFKEFRKISKLPVAAIIYTHSHPDHIFGSASFLDGGKPDVYAHENLQPTVERLASETTPIISTRSARMFGNFLKGNDFVNVGIGPYQGYNSETRLDYVPPTRVFRDKLSVKIAGVSLELIHAPGETDDQIYVWLPEKKVIFTGDNFYKAFPNLYTIRGTWFRSLKNWYKSLDIVREIEPEHLVPSHGRPLSGSKEIYNVITDYRDAIQFVHDQSLRGINRGLHPDDLVESVRLPSHLTNSPYLKEVYGKVSWSVRSLFNGNLGWFSGDPSDLHPLSKDKTSELISEIAGGKEKLLNITKLKFSNGDFQSALQLTGHILRIDPSDREAKKIRIQSLEALGRKEENANARNYYLTEALELKENFVAKLQVKPSKQLLSKYPVSVILSSLVTNLDPIQSADVDQKVGFRFKDTGEEFTIHVRKGVAELKSKLSKDADIVVELDSQEWKETLSKIRNPLTTIPGFKYTKGNFLAFSQFLSRFSPLTPKLAFEKP; encoded by the coding sequence ATGAAATACATTCCATTTTTTAAATATTCTTTTTTATTCTGGATTCTGATTCTGAATTTCGGATGTAAAACGAACCCACACAAAGAAACGCACGAACATTCACCTCTGAAACTGGAGGAGTTCACGAAGGAATTTGAAAAGAAAATCTACGAGGTTACGCCCGGAGTTTACTCCGCGGTCGGCTTCGGAATCGCGAACTCGATCCTGATCGTAGGCAAGGACGGTCTCATCATCGTGGACACGATGGACGATCTTAAATCCGGCGAAGAAGTTTTTAAGGAATTCCGCAAGATTTCCAAACTCCCCGTCGCGGCGATCATCTATACGCACAGCCATCCCGACCATATCTTCGGATCAGCGTCTTTTTTAGACGGCGGTAAGCCGGACGTTTACGCACACGAAAATTTACAACCTACCGTAGAACGTCTTGCTAGTGAAACCACTCCGATCATCAGCACTAGAAGCGCTCGTATGTTCGGTAATTTTTTAAAGGGAAACGATTTTGTAAACGTGGGAATCGGTCCTTATCAAGGGTACAACAGCGAGACTCGTTTGGACTACGTTCCCCCCACCCGCGTCTTTCGTGACAAACTTTCCGTAAAGATCGCCGGAGTTTCTTTGGAATTGATTCACGCTCCCGGAGAGACGGACGATCAGATCTATGTTTGGCTCCCCGAAAAAAAAGTGATCTTTACCGGAGATAATTTTTACAAAGCGTTCCCGAACCTTTATACGATTCGCGGAACCTGGTTTCGAAGTTTAAAGAATTGGTATAAGTCCTTGGACATCGTTCGAGAAATAGAACCCGAACATTTGGTTCCGAGTCACGGCCGTCCCCTTTCCGGTTCGAAAGAAATTTACAACGTGATCACCGATTACAGAGACGCGATTCAATTTGTGCACGATCAATCTCTCAGAGGAATCAATCGAGGCCTTCACCCGGACGATTTGGTCGAATCCGTTCGGCTTCCTTCTCATTTGACGAACTCGCCCTATCTCAAAGAAGTATACGGAAAGGTTTCTTGGTCCGTCCGTTCTTTGTTCAACGGCAATCTCGGCTGGTTTAGCGGAGATCCATCCGATTTACATCCTCTTTCCAAGGATAAAACCTCGGAATTGATATCGGAAATAGCCGGAGGGAAGGAAAAACTCTTAAACATTACGAAATTAAAATTTTCTAATGGAGACTTTCAAAGCGCCCTTCAACTCACCGGGCACATTCTCAGAATCGATCCGAGCGATCGAGAAGCGAAAAAAATACGCATTCAATCTTTGGAAGCCCTCGGAAGAAAAGAAGAGAACGCAAACGCAAGAAATTATTATCTGACGGAAGCCCTGGAACTGAAGGAGAATTTCGTGGCCAAACTTCAGGTGAAACCGAGTAAACAATTACTAAGCAAGTATCCGGTTTCCGTAATTCTCTCCAGTCTTGTCACGAATTTGGATCCTATCCAAAGCGCGGACGTGGATCAAAAGGTCGGCTTTCGTTTCAAAGACACCGGAGAAGAATTTACGATCCACGTTCGAAAAGGTGTGGCGGAACTGAAATCCAAACTTTCCAAAGACGCGGACATCGTCGTCGAGTTGGATTCTCAAGAATGGAAGGAAACACTTTCTAAGATTCGAAATCCGTTGACGACCATTCCCGGATTCAAATATACCAAGGGAAACTTTCTGGCCTTCTCGCAATTTTTGAGTCGTTTTTCCCCGCTTACTCCGAAACTCGCTTTTGAGAAACCGTAA
- a CDS encoding helix-turn-helix transcriptional regulator: protein MEINSSPIDRPEMICIWGSRCLFAGLLPDLTLRRRAAATVCISLDGEFQVSLNNEDWIPFRTALIPPMVDHSIRFSGAYCVLLFMDLSSPNYEFLRASNSEKENENIFISLNEEEQLLEKVEQILSADSNDRLVELLNQMPPLSGNESRTIDNRIQKIVELITTMPQEDHSAKDLAELAGMSVSNLEHQFKKEVGIPFHSFRTWFRLKLTVYSLLHGMTHTDAAHRAGFFDSAHFTRTFRSTFGLPPSEIFRSTRQLKSYIEVPASYAESW, encoded by the coding sequence ATGGAAATAAATTCTTCCCCGATCGATCGCCCAGAGATGATATGTATTTGGGGAAGTCGTTGTTTGTTCGCGGGTCTTTTACCGGACCTAACCTTGCGTCGCCGAGCCGCCGCGACGGTTTGTATCAGTTTAGACGGAGAATTTCAAGTTTCCTTGAATAACGAGGATTGGATTCCGTTTCGCACCGCATTGATTCCGCCGATGGTCGATCATTCGATTCGATTTTCAGGCGCGTATTGTGTTCTTCTTTTTATGGACTTAAGCAGTCCCAATTACGAATTTCTAAGAGCATCCAACTCGGAAAAAGAAAACGAGAATATCTTTATTTCTTTGAACGAAGAGGAACAACTTTTGGAAAAGGTGGAACAAATTCTTTCCGCTGATTCGAACGATCGGCTCGTGGAATTGCTCAATCAGATGCCGCCCTTATCCGGAAACGAATCGAGAACCATCGACAATCGGATTCAGAAGATCGTTGAATTGATTACGACGATGCCGCAAGAAGATCATTCCGCAAAAGATCTCGCGGAATTAGCGGGAATGTCCGTTTCCAACTTGGAACATCAGTTTAAAAAAGAAGTCGGAATTCCGTTTCATTCGTTTCGAACTTGGTTCAGACTTAAGTTGACCGTTTATTCGTTGTTACACGGCATGACTCATACGGATGCGGCGCATCGGGCCGGTTTTTTCGATTCCGCGCATTTTACGAGAACCTTCCGTTCCACGTTCGGATTGCCTCCTTCCGAAATTTTCAGAAGCACAAGACAGTTAAAATCCTATATAGAAGTTCCCGCGAGTTACGCCGAATCTTGGTGA